One Ogataea parapolymorpha DL-1 chromosome VI, whole genome shotgun sequence DNA window includes the following coding sequences:
- a CDS encoding WD repeat-containing protein yields the protein MDNNPFSKLAKRSSIAVEQPHLQGPSRIGESRFVSTNFQPSAVPENTHSTPRSSSHDSRFPVYGLDWTSSAQSDIAKIAVSSFREDSTNRLKIIKGSPIYIDDEQNGTKTTDAYEFTSMAEITVNYPITRLQWDPSMPLYPDVTCVATTSECLRVYELLEPDPSQSYAQSPRIIEKMTLTNSKTKNFNQLPPLTSFDWNKTDSRHIITSSIDSTCTLWDISRGTGVAKTQLIAHDSEVFDVKFLHGNKHVFTSCSNDGSIRVFDLRSLEHSTIIYEPQSTRSSIASIATLSSAQDAAMGQRVPLLRLATSNYNANQIAAIEADSNRILILDLRYPETPIEILRHHVAPVNSIAWHPSKNFLLTGADDCQVLIYDLTTCGQPENSVAPCFGFFDEMEVNNVCWNTDGSWVAANSGRRTQAVALM from the exons aTGGATAACAACCCTTTTAGCAAGCTTGCAAAACGGTCATCCATAGCCGTGGAACAGCCACACCTACAGGGACCTTCCA GGATTGGAGAGTCCCGCTTTGTTTCAACCAACTTTCAGCCGTCAGCTGTTCCTGAAAACACTCACTCTACTCCCCGGTCGTCATCCCATGACTCTCGATTTCCTGTGTACGGACTGGATTGGACATCAAGTGCTCAGTCTGATATAGCTAAAATTGCTGTCAGCTCGTTCCGTGAGGATTCGACAAATAGActcaagatcatcaaaggTTCTCCAATATATATCGATGATGAACAAAATGGCACCAAGACAACAGACGCATATGAATTTACTTCGATGGCAGAGATTACGGTCAACTACCCCATCACCAGACTTCAATGGGATCCCTCAATGCCACTTTATCCTGATGTTACGTGTGTAGCAACAACTTCTGAATGTCTGCGGGTCTACGAGCTATTAGAGCCCGATCCTTCACAATCTTATGCTCAAAGCCCCAGAATCATTGAAAAGATGACACtcacaaactcaaaaacCAAGAATTTCAATCAACTACCCCCACTGACATCGTTCGACTGGAACAAAACTGACTCTCGACATATAATAACAAGCTCTATAGACTCTACGTGCACGCTTTGGGACATTTCACGCGGCACAGGTGTGGCCAAAACGCAGTTGATTGCCCACGATAGTGAGGTGTTTGATGTCAAATTTCTGCACGGTAATAAGCACGTTTTCACCAGCTGTTCCAACGACGGGTCCATCAGAGTCTTCGATCTGCGATCTTTGGAGCATTCCACCATCATATACGAGCCCCAGTCCACCAGATCGTCCATAGCAAGTATTGCTACACTGAGTTCCGCTCAGGACGCAGCAATGGGTCAGCGTGTACCATTGCTTCGACTAGCAACGTCTAACTACAATGCCAACCAAATTGCCGCCATAGAAGCAGATAGCAATCGCATCTTAATACTAGATCTGCGATATCCGGAGACGCCAATCGAGATCCTGCGACACCATGTGGCACCTGTCAATAGCATAGCCTGGCATCCAAGCAAGAACTTCCTTTTAACGGGAGCAGACGATTGTCAAGTACTTATTTATGACCTCACAACCTGCGGCCAACCAGAAAACTCTGTGGCTCCATgttttggcttttttgatgaaatggAGGTGAACAATGTGTGTTGGAACACCGACGGCTCATGGGTAGCTGCCAATAGTGGACGCAGAACTCAAGCGGTTGCGCTTATGTAA
- a CDS encoding Glycine dehydrogenase [decarboxylating], mitochondrial, translating into MSVSSRIAFCGSVRLVSSKAYAQGYYPPNKGLADLDTFARRHLGPKPQDVDQMLSVVKCSDLGEFISKVLPENVFVGRPLKIKPEQGYTETQMLNRLREIASKNKLVKSYIGKGYYNTILPAVIQRNLLENPAWYTSYTPYQPEVSQGRLESLLNYQTIVSDLTGLPVANSSLLDEATAAAEAMILSYNQLRGKKTKYFVDKNTHEQTIAVLKTRAYTLGIELVIDDLSNVEPVAGELCGILVSYPQTDGTIPSPEDLANIAEIVHNNKGLVAVASDLMALTLLKPPSEFGADIALGSSQRFGVPMGFGGPHAAFFAVTEKLQRKIPGRLVGVTKDRLGNQALRLALQTREQHIKREKATSNICTAQALLANIAANYVVYHGSDGLKAIASRIHGLTRILADQITKHSPHTVLNATYFDTLSVQIEGTADAFVAKALNEYNINLFKVNDKQIQLSLDESVTKDDFSKLVELFTSQTTSFDSLQGLPEFPRQLSRTDRILTNPVFNTHNSETAMLRYLYKLQQRDISLASSMISLGSCTMKLNATTEMIPITWAEFANIHPFVPRDQAKGYLELITELEADLADITGFAKTTLMPNSGAQGEYTGLTVIRTYLESIGQGHRNVVLIPVSAHGTNPASAVMAGLKVVPVKCLSNGNLDIQDLEAKTTKHASNLAAIMITYPSTYGMFEPTIRDAVRLVHAHGGQVYLDGANMNAQVGLTSPGDLGADVCHLNLHKTFAIPHGGGGPGVGPICVAEHLKDFLPKHPLFASTNTASTAINPVSAAPFGSASILPISYAYIKMLGAQNLPYASSLAILNANYMMYRLRDHYKIMFLGDESAHHEIKYCAHEFIIDLRPFKEFGIEAIDVAKRLQDYGFHAPTMSFPIPGTLMIEPTESENLDELNRFIDSMISIRKEIEDVKNGGSAALLKNAPHSLRDLLETNEKEWQTRGYSRQQAGFPLPFLKDFKTWPFVARVDDTYGDINLMCTCPSVEEVAQQ; encoded by the coding sequence ATGTCTGTCTCGTCCAGGATTGCGTTTTGTGGATCGGTTCGACTGGTTTCGTCAAAAGCCTATGCTCAGGGATATTATCCCCCAAATAAAGGATTAGCGGATCTGGATACTTTTGCGCGCAGACACTTGGGTCCCAAGCCCCAAGATGTTGATCAGATGCTTTCTGTGGTGAAATGCTCAGACCTCGGTGAATTTATCAGCAAGGTTCTTCCGGAAAACGTTTTTGTCGGAAGACCtctcaagatcaagccTGAACAGGGATATACTGAGACCCAGATGCTGAACCGGTTGAGGGAAATCGCGTCCAAGAACAAGTTAGTCAAATCTTACATTGGAAAGGGTTACTATAACACTATCCTTCCTGCTGTGATCCAGCGGAATTTGCTTGAAAACCCTGCTTGGTACACATCCTACACTCCTTATCAGCCCGAGGTTTCGCAAGGACGGCTAGAGAGTCTTTTAAATTATCAGACCATTGTTTCGGATCTCACTGGACTTCCAGTGGCAAACTCATCTCTTCTTGATGAGGCCACTGCAGCTGCGGAAGCCATGATTTTGTCCTACAACCAATTGCGTGGAAAGAAAACCAAATACTTTGTTGATAAGAACACTCATGAGCAAACCATCGCCGTCTTGAAAACTAGAGCCTACACTTTGGGAATTGAGCTTGTCATTGATGACCTGAGTAACGTTGAACCCGTCGCAGGTGAGCTGTGTGGTATATTAGTCTCTTATCCTCAAACAGATGGTACCATCCCTTCTCCAGAAGACCTTGCCAATATCGCCGAAATTGTGCATAACAACAAAGGTTTGGTTGCAGTGGCCTCTGACCTAATGGCTTTGACTCTTCTCAAACCTCCATCTGAATTTGGTGCTGATATCGCTTTGGGATCCTCACAAAGATTTGGCGTTCCTATGGGTTTTGGAGGCCCTCATGCGGCATTTTTTGCTGTCACTGAAAAGTTGCAAAGAAAGATTCCGGGAAGACTTGTGGGTGTCACAAAAGACAGGCTCGGTAATCAGGCTCTTCGTTTGGCACTTCAGACTCGTGAGCAGCAcatcaaaagagaaaaGGCTACTTCTAACATCTGCACTGCTCAGGCTTTACTTGCCAACATTGCGGCCAACTACGTGGTTTATCATGGTTCCGATGGTTTGAAGGCCATTGCTAGTCGGATTCACGGTCTTACACGCATTCTTGCCGACCAAATCACCAAACATTCTCCACATACCGTTCTCAATGCCACTTACTTTGATACGCTCTCTGTTCAAATTGAGGGTACTGCAGATGCATTCGTTGCCAAGGCCTTAAATGAGTATAACATCAACTTATTCAAAGTCAACGATAAACAGATCCAATTGTCTCTTGATGAGTCTGTTACCAAAGACGACTTTTCCAAGCTCGTGGAATTGTTCACTTCACAAACGACAAGTTTCGACAGCCTTCAAGGTCTTCCCGAATTCCCTCGCCAGCTCTCCAGAACGGACAGGATTCTCACCAACCCAGTCTTCAACACGCACAATTCGGAAACAGCTATGTTGCGCTATCTATACAAGCTACAGCAAAGGGATATTTCTCTTGCATCTTCCATGATCTCTCTTGGCTCCTGTACCATGAAGTTGAATGCCACAACGGAAATGATTCCAATCACGTGGGCTGAATTTGCAAATATTCATCCCTTTGTGCCTAGAGACCAGGCCAAAGGCTATTTGGAATTGATCACAGAGCTTGAAGCTGATCTAGCGGATATCACTGGGTTTGCTAAAACAACCCTTATGCCTAACTCGGGTGCACAGGGAGAGTACACTGGTCTTACCGTCATCAGAACTTATCTAGAGAGCATTGGCCAGGGCCACAGGAATGTGGTCTTGATTCCAGTCAGTGCCCACGGAACGAACCCAGCCTCCGCTGTTATGGCAGGCCTCAAGGTGGTTCCAGTCAAATGCCTAAGCAACGGGAACCTTGATATTCAGGATCTCGAAGCTAAAACCACGAAGCACGCTTCCAACCTTGCTGCTATTATGATTACGTACCCATCGACATATGGAATGTTCGAGCCTACAATTAGGGATGCTGTTCGCCTCGTCCATGCTCATGGAGGCCAGGTCTATCTTGATGGCGCAAACATGAATGCTCAAGTGGGATTGACTTCTCCGGGAGACTTGGGAGCTGACGTTTGTCATTTGAATTTGCACAAGACTTTCGCTATACCTCATGGTGGGGGTGGTCCAGGTGTGGGGCCTATTTGTGTTGCAGAGCACTTGAAGGActttcttccaaaacacCCTCTGTTTGCGTCCACCAACACTGCATCGACTGCAATTAACCCTGTTTCAGCTGCGCCATTTGGGTCTGCCTCGATTCTGCCCATTTCCTACGCTTACATAAAGATGCTTGGAGCCCAAAACCTGCCTTACGCATCTAGTTTGGCTATTCTGAACGCCAATTATATGATGTACAGACTTCGCGACCACTACAAGATCATGTTCTTGGGTGATGAGTCGGCACACCATGAAATCAAATACTGCGCGCACGAGTTTATCATTGATTTGAGACCATTCAAGGAATTTGGAATCGAGGCCATCGATGTCGCCAAGCGTCTTCAGGATTATGGCTTCCATGCTCCAACTATGTCCTTCCCTATTCCAGGAACTTTGATGATCGAGCCTACTGAGTCTGAGAACCTAGACGAGCTCAATAGATTCATCGACTCGATGATTTCAATACGTAAAGAGATCGAGGATGTCaaaaatggtggcagcgCCGCTCTACTGAAAAATGCTCCTCATTCGCTTAGAGACTTGTTGGAGACCAATGAAAAAGAATGGCAAACTAGAGGATATTCAAGACAGCAAGCTGGCTTTCCACTGCCATTCTTGAAAGACTTCAAGACCTGGCCTTTCGTTGCACGTGTGGATGACACTTATGGAGACATCAATCTGATGTGCACCTGTCCTTCAGTTGAGGAGGTTGCACAACAATAA
- a CDS encoding NADH-ubiquinone oxidoreductase subunit, mitochondrial → MGNYEQFINESKDWDTWNLYNEDSPDFPVRKNKIRHFTLNFGPQHPAAHGVLRLILELHGEEIVRSDPHVGLLHRGTEKLIESKTYIQALPYFDRLDYVSMMTNEQVFSLAVEKLLNIEVPIRAKYIRTMFGEITRILNHLMSVLSHAMDVGALTPFLWGFEEREKLMEFYERVSGARLHAAYVRPGGVSQDLPFGLLDDIYMWATQFGDRIDETEELLTDNRIWKQRTVDIGTVTAEDALNYGLSGVMLRGSGVPFDIRKSQPYDAYEYVDFDVPVGTRGDCYDRYLIRMAEFRQSLRIIEQCINDMPAGPVKVEDFKIAPPAKSLMKTDMEALIHHFLVFTKGYQVPPGETYTVIEAPKGEMGVYVVSDGSERPYRCKIRAPGFSHLAAFDHISRGHLLPDAVAIIGTMDLVFGEVDR, encoded by the coding sequence ATGGGTAACTATGAACAGTTCATCAATGAATCGAAAGACTGGGATACTTGGAATCTTTACAACGAGGATTCCCCGGACTTTCCTGTTCGTAAAAACAAGATTAGACATTTTACCTTGAACTTTGGACCGCAGCACCCTGCAGCGCACGGAGTGCTGCGATTGATTCTCGAGTTACATGGTGAAGAAATTGTTCGGTCGGATCCACATGTTGGCCTTTTGCACAGAGGAACGGAAAAATTGATCGAATCGAAAACGTACATTCAGGCATTACCGTATTTTGATAGACTCGACTATGTCTCTATGATGACCAACGAGCAGGTGTTCTCTCTTGCTGTGGAAAAACTACTCAATATTGAGGTGCCGATCAGAGCAAAGTATATTAGAACTATGTTTGGAGAAATCACCCGTATTCTGAACCATCTCATGTCCGTTCTATCGCACGCTATGGATGTGGGAGCGCTGACGCCCTTCCTGTGGGGATTCGAGGAAAGAGAGAAATTGATGGAATTTTATGAGCGAGTTTCGGGGGCTCGGTTGCACGCTGCCTACGTGAGACCAGGTGGGGTGTCGCAAGACCTTCCATTTGGCTTACTAGATGATATATACATGTGGGCTACGCAATTTGGAGACCGTATTGATGAAACAGAAGAGCTCCTTACCGACAATCGTATCTGGAAACAAAGAACGGTTGACATTGGAACAGTGACGGCAGAAGATGCATTGAATTATGGTCTATCGGGTGTCATGCTTAGAGGATCGGGCGTTCCATTCGACATCAGAAAGTCACAGCCGTACGATGCCTATGAGTATGTGGATTTCGATGTCCCTGTTGGGACTAGGGGAGATTGCTACGATAGATATTTGATAAGAATGGCCGAGTTTAGACAATCGCTAAGAATCATCGAACAATGCATCAACGATATGCCTGCAGGTCCTGTGAAGGTTGAAGATTTCAAAATTGCCCCTCCAGCCAAGTCGTTGATGAAGACTGATATGGAAGCTTTGATTCACCACTTCTTGGTTTTCACTAAAGGTTACCAAGTTCCTCCAGGTGAGACGTATACAGTTATCGAGGCTCCGAAGGGCGAAATGGGAGTGTATGTCGTGAGTGACGGATCAGAGAGACCATACAGATGCAAAATTCGTGCTCCAGGATTCTCTCATTTGGCTGCTTTTGATCACATTTCAAGGGGCCACTTACTACCAGATGCCGTGGCCATCATTGGAACAATGGATCTTGTCTTCGGTGAGGTCGACAGATGA
- a CDS encoding MFS transporter, sugar porter (SP) family, with the protein MPRSSSRRPAPAARSAPSGARPASTMAAPAPTHSYSHPVQTQQQPGLFSQMASTAAGVAVGSAVGHTIGAGITGLFSGSSSQPAEYQQQQVPAASAQQYQQQSTPACDADARNFTRCLEESNGNYQACDFYLQQLKACQAAARQY; encoded by the coding sequence ATGCCAAGATCATCTTCGAGAAgacctgctccagctgctaGATCTGCCCCATCTGGTGCCAGACCGGCATCCACTATGGCTGCGCCAGCTCCTACACACTCTTACAGCCATCCAGTGCAGACccaacaacaaccaggTCTGTTTTCTCAAATGGCCTCGACTGCTGCCGGTGTTGCTGTCGGTTCCGCAGTGGGTCATACTATAGGTGCAGGTATCACCGGTCTGTTTTCCGGATCATCCTCTCAACCTGCTGAGTACCAACAGCAACAAGTGCCGGCTGCTTCAGCTCAACAATACCAACAACAATCCACTCCAGCCTGTGATGCAGATGCTAGAAACTTCACTAGATGTTTGGAGGAGTCCAATGGTAACTACCAAGCTTGCGACTTTTACTTACAGCAATTGAAGGCCTGTCAGGCTGCTGCTAGACAATACTAA